From a single Aspergillus puulaauensis MK2 DNA, chromosome 2, nearly complete sequence genomic region:
- a CDS encoding uncharacterized protein (COG:K;~EggNog:ENOG410PFNP;~InterPro:IPR036864,IPR007219,IPR001138;~PFAM:PF00172,PF04082;~TransMembrane:2 (o281-299i320-338o);~antiSMASH:Cluster_2.13;~go_function: GO:0000981 - DNA-binding transcription factor activity, RNA polymerase II-specific [Evidence IEA];~go_function: GO:0003677 - DNA binding [Evidence IEA];~go_function: GO:0008270 - zinc ion binding [Evidence IEA];~go_process: GO:0006351 - transcription, DNA-templated [Evidence IEA];~go_process: GO:0006355 - regulation of transcription, DNA-templated [Evidence IEA]), with protein sequence MFVTFEAAQDPRSDPGLDPKQGPRNPKQPRRSDRIGRRGIAPRACASCRRRKTKCDGKQPCEACQWYKKPELCYYLHRPSPASQREPAVAPSHYQDALGRLFPDTAPETLVNLSREEMLDLVVSQQRGSPATAASIGTHASALSIKRPDLEGLHSMPGEVDQPDHSQSVRVADPSAPISDDVNALSLTTRHSTSYLGVSSIQAALKVIAWLHPEFETHFTRTLSKDNDAPQLVSDSQRASPPTEMEMLDAYFLNFHPFAPLLDEAVFRGTLMAGSRKDDQWLALLNIVLSLGSIAAAGAEDQTHRLYFERSMSRLNVYSLGSSSLEVVQALGLIGGWYCHYISQPNLGYSLMGASLRMAVTLGLQREPCIPNHFAVEPTSLVSQELRRRIWWSLSCLETWGHETLGRPNMDCFGPSITVNRPRILDQESYLRILPLTENIQYAKISSKIQESLAALPTLTPTEMCDLDSQLLQWWENLPPILKYHQPCPHSVYAVRTVMRWRFYNQRILLHRPILLNFAMRRVPFNAVRVEERGAIEKCHDNAEALIRDISGITELNQLIGWNGVWLLFQAAMVPLILLSTSPADDDSPGSFDTCKALVEAAILTLGRMRPYSRTAEASLHVVTHFFEAILHGPDQSSGVLNSNNASIEPFPPLDPTNSRDGATAAFFDDFWPQHVVDYLSWDANNLWPELPNLNPQSSEALSLFNPAAEDI encoded by the exons ATGTTTGTCACCTTTGAGGCTGCCCAGGACCCCAGATCGGACCCCGGACTGGACCCCAAACAGGGCCCGCGCAACCCAAAGCAGCCAAGACGAAGCGACCGCATCGGCCGCCGGGGGATAGCCCCGCGCGCCTGCGCTTCGTGTCGCCGGCGCAAAACGAAATGCGACGGCAAGCAGCCCTGTGAGGCGTGCCAGTGGTACAAGAAGCCGGAACTGTGCTACTATCTCCACCGCCCCTCGCCTGCTTCACAACG GGAACCGGCAGTGGCACCGTCCCACTATCAAGATGCCCTGGGGAGACTCTTTCCCGATACTGCCCCCGAGACCCTTGTCAATCTCTCCAGggaggagatgctggacCTGGTAGTTTCCCAGCAGCGAGGTTCGCCCGCCACTGCGGCCTCAATTGGGACGCACGCCTCGGCGTTGTCAATTAAACGCCCCGACTTGGAGGGTCTGCATTCGATGCCCGGTGAAGTTGATCAGCCGGATCATAGCCAGAGTGTCCGGGTCGCTGACCCATCAGCGCCCATATCGGACGACGTCAACGCGCTGTCGCTCACGACTCGACATTCCACTTCTTACCTGGGGGTCTCGTCTATCCAGGCCGCTCTGAAAGTGATTGCGTGGCTCCATCCGGAATTTGAGACTCATTTTACCCGCACGTTGTCCAAGGATAACGACGCTCCCCAGTTAGTATCCGACTCGCAGCGTGCGAGTCCTCCGACAGAAATGGAAATGCTGGATGCATACTTTCTAAATTTCCACCCATTCGCGCCTCTTTTGGACGAAGCAGTCTTTCGCGGCACCTTGATGGCAGGCAGCCGCAAGGACGACCAATGGCTGGCATTACTCAATATTGTTCTATCATTAGGCAGCATTGCAGCTGCAGGCGCAGAGGACCAGACCCACCGGCTGTATTTTGAACGCTCCATGAGCCGGTTGAACGTGTATTCCCTCGGCAGTTCTAGCCTCGAGGTCGTCCAGGCCCTCGGGCTGATCGGTGGCTGGTATTGCCACTACATCAGCCAGCCAAATCTCGGATACTCTCTGATGGGCGCTTCGCTGCGAATGGCAGTAACGCTGGGTTTACAGCGCGAGCCGTGTATCCCCAACCACTTTGCAGTCGAGCCCACGAGTCTGGTATCTCAGGAACTCAGACGCCGTATCTGGTGGTCCCTTTCCTGCCTGGAAACCTGGGGGCATGAGACGCTCGGCCGGCCCAACATGGACTGCTTTGGCCCAAGCATTACCGTGAACCGCCCTCGTATTCTGGACCAG GAAAGCTATCTCCGCATCCTTCCCCTGACCGAAAACATCCAATATGCAAAGATCTCCTCAAAGATCCAGGAGTCTCTCGCAGCGCTCCCGACCCTCACGCCCACAGAGATGTGTGATCTGGACTCTCAGTTGTTACAATGGTGGGAGAATCTACCACCGATCCTCAAGTATCACCAACCCTGCCCCCACTCAGTTTATGCCGTTCGTACAGTTATGCGATGGCGATTCTATAATCAGCGTATCCTGCTTCATCGCCCTATTCTTCTAAACTTTGCGATGCGCCGAGTACCTTTCAACGCCGTCCGAGTGGAGGAGCGAGGCGCCATTGAGAAATGCCACGACAATGCCGAGGCACTGATCCGAGATATCTCGGGAATAACAGAGCTCAACCAACTAATCGGCTGGAACGGTGTCTGGCTATTATTCCAGGCCGCCATGGTCCCACTGATACTTCTGTCCACCAGTCCCGCAGACGACGATTCCCCTGGGTCCTTTGACACTTGCAAAGCGCTGGTCGAGGCTGCTATACTGACACTTGGCCGCATGCGACCTTACAGTCGAACAGCAGAAGCCTCCCTGCACGTCGTAACGCACTTTTTCGAAGCCATCTTGCACGGCCCCGATCAGTCGTCCGGTGTGCTCAATAGCAACAATGCTTCAATAGAGCCCTTTCCTCCCTTGGACCCCACAAATAGCCGTGATGGGGCTACTGCTGCATTCTTTGATGATTTCTGGCCGCAGCACGTGGTCGACTACTTGAGCTGGGATGCTAACAACCTTTGGCCGGAGTTGCCGAACCTCAATCCTCAAAGCAGTGAGGCGTTATCCCTCTTCAACCCAGCGGCCGAAGACATTTAA